One Sporomusaceae bacterium ACPt DNA window includes the following coding sequences:
- the cooF gene encoding Iron-sulfur protein: MIVGTGENRFVYANPEKCIGCKNCEIACGISHENTDIFTAVQQGCRVQSRTTVVQAGDLVMPIQCRQCENAPCAVVCPTGALYHADGMVKLSEAACIGCKVCTMVCPFGAIRMTVETKTVSNRVVKKARALKCDLCIDKTGEIAEASCACIQACPTKAMFLVDTDAHRKKILEERGKEAAQVRSNKG, translated from the coding sequence ATGATCGTGGGAACAGGTGAAAATCGATTTGTCTATGCAAATCCGGAAAAATGTATAGGTTGTAAGAATTGTGAAATAGCCTGCGGAATCAGCCATGAAAATACAGATATATTTACTGCCGTGCAACAGGGGTGCCGGGTACAATCGCGTACTACCGTCGTGCAGGCCGGGGATCTCGTTATGCCGATACAGTGCCGTCAATGCGAGAATGCGCCTTGTGCCGTAGTATGTCCGACCGGGGCACTCTATCATGCGGATGGAATGGTAAAACTCAGTGAAGCGGCTTGCATAGGGTGCAAGGTATGTACCATGGTGTGTCCTTTTGGTGCGATACGGATGACAGTGGAAACGAAAACCGTTTCCAATCGGGTGGTCAAGAAAGCAAGGGCGCTAAAGTGTGATCTTTGCATCGACAAGACGGGCGAGATTGCTGAGGCCTCGTGCGCCTGCATCCAGGCCTGTCCAACTAAAGCCATGTTTCTGGTAGACACGGACGCTCATCGTAAAAAAATCCTGGAAGAACGCGGGAAAGAAGCCGCTCAAGTAAGGTCAAACAAGGGTTAA
- the hybF_2 gene encoding Hydrogenase maturation factor HybF, with translation MHEMALVSATLKILHAKMAEFNVKKVVQVTMTIGTMTNVEEMTFKAAFEVCTEGTALEGVRLVIERVPIRGKCAQCELEFTVMNYRFQCPQCAQRNVEIIAGKEFYIKSIEAE, from the coding sequence TTGCATGAAATGGCGCTTGTCAGTGCTACGCTCAAAATATTGCATGCTAAAATGGCGGAATTCAATGTAAAAAAAGTTGTTCAGGTAACCATGACAATCGGTACCATGACGAATGTGGAAGAAATGACATTCAAGGCCGCGTTTGAAGTGTGCACAGAGGGAACGGCGCTGGAAGGAGTAAGACTGGTTATTGAGCGCGTGCCGATTCGGGGAAAATGTGCGCAATGTGAACTGGAGTTCACGGTAATGAATTATCGCTTTCAATGCCCTCAATGTGCGCAACGGAATGTTGAGATCATCGCAGGCAAGGAGTTTTATATTAAAAGCATTGAAGCCGAATAG
- the hycE_2 gene encoding Formate hydrogenlyase subunit 5, which yields MSSYQIPVGPVHVVLEEPIYFQLELEGETVVGLDIHAGHVHRGMEFLAMQRNIYQNITFTERVCSLCSNNHPFTYCMAVEKIAGISIPERAKYLRVIADEVKRMASHLFNTGMIAHIIGFDTLFMQVMEVREEIQDLKEAVYGNRMNLSANCIGGVRYDVTDEQTQYIRTCLQKIKKPVDDLIAIYKTNSLIRKRTEGVGVLPKDKAVEYGVVGPVARGSGLSCDVRSDNPYAAYENLTFEVAVEHGGDVYSRALVRLREVREAVGLIEQCLSLMPEGPTCLDYMPEIPAGQAIAKSEAPRGELLYYLRTGGTDIPERLKWRVPTYPNWEALRMMMAYNKLADIPVILGSIDPCISCTER from the coding sequence ATGAGCAGCTACCAAATACCTGTTGGACCGGTGCATGTCGTGCTGGAGGAGCCTATTTACTTTCAACTGGAGCTGGAAGGAGAAACTGTTGTCGGTTTGGACATTCATGCCGGGCACGTCCACCGGGGAATGGAGTTTCTGGCCATGCAGCGCAATATCTATCAAAACATAACGTTTACCGAGCGGGTATGTTCCCTTTGTTCCAATAACCACCCTTTCACGTATTGTATGGCAGTAGAAAAGATTGCGGGTATTTCGATACCGGAACGCGCCAAATATTTGCGCGTCATTGCTGATGAGGTCAAGCGAATGGCCTCGCATCTGTTCAATACAGGTATGATTGCCCATATCATCGGGTTTGACACGCTGTTCATGCAGGTCATGGAGGTACGGGAAGAGATACAGGATCTCAAAGAGGCAGTGTACGGAAACCGGATGAACTTGTCGGCAAACTGCATAGGCGGTGTGCGCTATGATGTGACAGATGAACAGACTCAGTATATTCGAACTTGTTTGCAGAAGATTAAAAAGCCGGTTGATGATCTGATTGCCATATACAAAACCAATAGTTTAATCCGGAAACGCACCGAGGGCGTTGGTGTCTTGCCCAAAGATAAGGCTGTGGAATACGGTGTAGTCGGTCCGGTGGCAAGAGGCTCGGGACTTTCCTGTGATGTACGCAGCGATAATCCTTATGCAGCCTATGAAAACCTGACCTTTGAAGTTGCCGTGGAGCATGGTGGCGACGTTTATTCCCGGGCACTGGTAAGGTTGCGGGAAGTCAGGGAAGCGGTTGGTTTGATTGAGCAGTGTTTAAGCCTTATGCCGGAGGGTCCAACCTGTTTGGACTATATGCCGGAAATCCCGGCAGGACAAGCAATTGCCAAATCGGAGGCACCGCGCGGCGAATTGCTCTACTACCTCCGTACAGGCGGCACAGATATTCCCGAGCGGCTAAAATGGCGGGTACCTACCTATCCGAACTGGGAGGCGCTGCGCATGATGATGGCCTATAACAAATTGGCGGATATTCCCGTGATTTTGGGTAGTATTGATCCCTGTATCTCATGTACCGAAAGATAA
- the ndhI_3 gene encoding NAD(P)H-quinone oxidoreductase subunit I, with protein sequence MGSYLKTVIQNLLKGPSTDPYPFGKTFEPKGLRGKIRFNSQACVACRTCEHVCAGNAIRIKEAEDKSGLHFVVWHNTCAFCGLCEHYCPTKAIRMTADYHTAHSQAEKYNYVEQGFIKYVPCSCCGKPMIPVAAELLALAYKETANVEFLAQLCERCRPGNRLRKEE encoded by the coding sequence ATGGGGTCATATCTAAAAACAGTCATTCAAAATCTGCTTAAAGGACCATCCACTGACCCTTACCCTTTCGGGAAAACTTTTGAACCAAAAGGGTTACGAGGAAAAATACGGTTTAACTCTCAGGCGTGTGTAGCCTGCCGAACCTGTGAACACGTTTGTGCCGGCAATGCGATACGTATCAAAGAAGCTGAGGATAAAAGCGGCTTGCATTTTGTCGTATGGCATAACACCTGTGCTTTTTGTGGGCTGTGTGAGCACTATTGTCCTACGAAAGCCATCCGGATGACGGCAGATTATCACACTGCTCATTCCCAAGCGGAAAAATATAATTATGTGGAACAAGGGTTTATCAAATATGTTCCATGCTCTTGCTGCGGTAAGCCAATGATTCCTGTTGCCGCCGAATTGCTGGCGTTAGCCTATAAAGAGACGGCCAATGTCGAATTTCTGGCTCAACTTTGTGAACGGTGCCGGCCGGGGAATCGCTTAAGAAAGGAGGAATGA
- the hycG gene encoding Formate hydrogenlyase subunit 7, whose protein sequence is MKNALKKIAIQSPWLYRINTGSCNGCDVELATTALIPRFDVERFGCKYCGSPKHADIVLVTGPLTDKMRDKVLHVYHEIPEPKVVVAVGICPISGGVFRDSYAIKEPLDAYIPVDVNVPGCPPRPQAIIDGIVKAVEIWKSKL, encoded by the coding sequence GTGAAGAATGCATTAAAAAAAATTGCGATACAGTCACCTTGGCTTTACCGTATCAATACCGGTTCTTGCAATGGCTGCGACGTAGAGTTGGCGACAACGGCGTTGATTCCACGTTTTGATGTAGAACGCTTTGGCTGTAAATATTGCGGAAGTCCCAAACATGCCGACATTGTATTGGTTACAGGACCGCTGACAGATAAAATGCGCGATAAAGTGCTGCATGTTTATCATGAAATCCCCGAGCCGAAGGTGGTCGTAGCAGTAGGCATTTGTCCTATTTCGGGAGGGGTATTCCGTGATAGTTATGCGATTAAAGAACCACTGGATGCCTATATTCCGGTTGATGTGAATGTTCCGGGTTGTCCGCCGCGTCCGCAGGCAATCATTGACGGAATCGTTAAGGCTGTAGAAATCTGGAAATCAAAATTATAG
- the nuoH gene encoding NADH-quinone oxidoreductase subunit H — MEEVFRLIFHALIFPGGLFAMIFGLFLMGLDRKLYARLQRRVGPPLHQPFIDVVKLMQKEVLIPRTANQRAFQLAPLIGFAGIMMAVVLIPIAGVYPGLAQSADLLVLLYLLITPALALIIGGSSSSSPFSAVGISREMMLTLFYEIPLLIVLLTVAIKAGHFYTEAATFSLSKITGFQQQTGPLLLDITMLPAFLAFLCCIPGSIGTVPFDIPEAETEIVEGPILEYSGSGLILFKIMGGIKMMVLAALGVTLFFPGSGDGFWLISLAWFLVKCVVLVTVSVTIVRASTGRMRIDQAAKFYLKVPTGLAVVSLLATLYAINGM; from the coding sequence ATGGAGGAGGTTTTTCGACTGATTTTCCATGCACTGATTTTTCCCGGTGGCTTATTTGCGATGATATTCGGATTATTCCTAATGGGGCTTGATAGAAAACTGTACGCACGCTTGCAACGGCGGGTCGGTCCTCCTTTGCACCAGCCCTTCATCGATGTGGTAAAACTCATGCAAAAAGAAGTTTTGATTCCGCGTACTGCCAATCAAAGGGCTTTTCAGCTAGCGCCTTTGATTGGTTTTGCCGGAATCATGATGGCTGTTGTTCTAATCCCTATTGCAGGGGTATATCCAGGACTTGCTCAATCGGCCGATTTGCTGGTGCTGCTGTATTTGCTAATTACGCCGGCTTTGGCGCTCATCATTGGCGGATCATCATCCAGTTCGCCCTTTTCGGCTGTTGGGATTTCGCGCGAGATGATGCTTACGCTGTTTTATGAAATTCCACTTTTAATCGTGTTGTTGACGGTCGCCATCAAGGCAGGACACTTCTATACAGAAGCGGCCACATTTTCTCTAAGTAAAATAACTGGCTTTCAGCAACAGACTGGCCCGTTGCTCTTAGATATTACCATGCTTCCTGCCTTTTTGGCGTTTCTCTGCTGTATTCCAGGCTCTATTGGCACAGTACCTTTTGATATCCCGGAAGCAGAAACAGAGATTGTGGAGGGGCCTATTTTAGAATACTCTGGTTCTGGTTTAATCCTATTCAAGATTATGGGCGGCATAAAAATGATGGTGCTGGCGGCGCTGGGGGTCACATTGTTTTTCCCTGGCTCCGGAGACGGGTTTTGGTTAATCAGTCTGGCCTGGTTTCTTGTCAAATGTGTGGTATTGGTTACTGTATCCGTTACGATTGTACGTGCCTCAACCGGCAGAATGCGGATTGATCAAGCTGCCAAATTTTATTTGAAGGTTCCTACCGGTTTGGCAGTGGTCAGTTTGCTTGCAACCTTGTATGCAATCAATGGTATGTAA